DNA sequence from the Anguilla anguilla isolate fAngAng1 chromosome 4, fAngAng1.pri, whole genome shotgun sequence genome:
AGTTAAATATACTCAATATAGAGGTCAACGTTAATAGCAAATTGCGCTCCAAATGCGAATGTTTGTTCGTTCTGCACGCTCACATACTTAGTACACACTAGTATGTATGGAAGAATGTACTACAAAGTGAAGTATTGGGTTGTACGCATACTTTAACTAACATGCGCTGAAGAACAATGTTTTTCTAAAAACGTTGTCTTACATCGTCATGAATCTGACTTGATACAATCATTTTTGTTAGCACAGCTTAATGCTGTCACAAAGAAATCACGCAGGTTAGCAAGGCTAGAAATACATTGACTTGTTTTTCCTCGTTCAGTTAGTGTCAAACGTAAGGTTAGTCTATAGTTATCTTTTAAGAGGCACGACACCCTTACCACCGAATTTATAATTATGTCTGGAGTCTTCCCTAAACTGTTTTATCAGACATCAGCGTGTTTCGTAGGCTGCGATTACAGTTTAACTCACAGAGCTCAACGAGTTAACATTAGGCTACGTTTATTAAAACTTTAAGGCTATTGACAAATCACGCACGTGAACCCAAATAGCGCATAGCCTATATAAATGGTAATGGTGTTACTTGTATTATTCATTATCCTCTGCATGAAAAATGATGTACCCAAAACGCCCGTGAAGATCAATCGATGTCtcttgcaaaaaaagaagaaaaaaaagagcctaCTTTCCGGTTAGAAGTACAGGGAGAGACATTAATGATCGGAATGTAAATCGAATCAAAACTATCGGGTAGGACAAATTcgtgggttgttttttttaagtttagaCTTAACTACTgactaaataaaacatgcacGTGCTCCCTCTAAAAACTTAACAAAAAGATTAACACGTGTTTTAGCCTACAGCATCATGATAGCCTTCAGTAACCAGGAAGAAGATTTATTACAAAACCATCGCttacaaatagcctacattgcAGGCTACccaaaatatattgtaataaacTTCACCTATTTAGTGTACTTTAATGATATATTTCCCTCTGTGTCGTATAGTGGCTTATAACATATTTGATATTTAGCCCGGGTAATAGGCAGTGATCGgtgtttatttcagaatttgAAGTCCTGAACTAATGACTGCTATTCATTCTCATTCTAACGGATTGTGCTTTGCTCGGGCTTTCTTTCGATTTTAGTATTATTTCCGGAATTGTTCAACACGGAGGTTTATTGTCCTCCTTGGACTGTCAGGTTGTttcaacaaattatttaaatgtttggcAATATCCAACTGTTGCTGAGTAAAAAAGGAGTATGTTTTATCACCTTGTTGTAGGCTACCATATATTGTTTGTAACCATTATAATTTCCTTAATATTAATGAGCTTggtttgaaattgaaatgggcTTCTATAGGCTATCACAATTGTCTACAATATTTTGCCAGTACGCTCCTTTTCGAAGTGAAACCTGCACCAGTCGACTGGAAGTCACTGGCAAGGGACATTCTGAAGTAATACCTTCAGAATTACTGACAcgtaatgaaaaaaatgtagtttattACTTTGAATGTGGAGTCCAGTGTGATGCGTTTTAAATTGAAAAGCCGTTCGGCTTTCTTATGAAACGGGCATTGAAAGCGACAATTAACTGAAAATGAGcactgcttgttttatttgtatattatacagggtttgtgtgtatatgtcatTGTCTACAATAAAAGGTCACTTTAGCTATGCAAATAGCCAACAAGGAATGCACATATCCCCCCCCCATGTCTTCATACATTATAGTTCAGTAGAAACAGCCAAGATGACACATTTCAAAACAGATAACTAGAACTAGACCATCGGACTAGGCAGCAAGGCGTCTGAAATTTAGACATTTGTTCCTGTTGGACTTTTCTTGCGCATATTCTAACAAAGAACTGTATTTAGCCTCAGAGCAAATTAAGCTAAacatatgtttgtttgtttatgattCAAAATGACTGATTATTTCTTGTGGACATTTATTTGTTCTGAAGGGCGGTGgtgattaaaaatatttttcatattcattattttatatgagCTCTGCAGAACGAGTTAATtggtgaaaatataaaaaacaatcaGTGATGGGAAAGGAAAGGACAGaacctaaaatatatatttttacgaaatctttatttttctgcaaaCACATGACACCACTCAGTTAGGCAGGCGTGGGCGCGCAGACACATCACAGTCTACAGtaaagttgtgtttttaaaatgctaccGATCCTGACGCACATTTGATAGGAACGTCAGTACACACACGCTGGCACATTAAACAGCAGTCTTTTGTCTTTGGTGAAAAGTACAATAATAATCACATTAACTGTTAATACACCCAAAACGCATGCCTTCACATTTcagtacaaacaaaaataaactttacaTCATATACGTACACTCACATATAAAGTGCAACTGGAAATTACGAAATACGAAAAAGTTAATTGTTTCCGCAGTAACGTTAAGGCaggataaacaaataaatgacatttttaaacatcttgACAATGAAACTGGCAATTTTAACTAGCggtttaattaaatttaatttaaagctgTGCAGTAATGTTTCACAGCGGGGAaacattcgttttttttcttttacactaATTTACATGTTTAGCGCTTATGCAAGACTATGTATCCCAACAGATACACCAGTTCTCTTCCATGATGACCTTGAAATTAGAATTAGAAGGCGTGCTAGTGTAATGTTTAGCGCTGTTTCCCAGTATTCTCCGATTATACTTACAGACACAAATGTAGGTTATAATGTAACAAcgcagtaaaatgcccagtgtctATTCAACATTAGTCCAACACACTGCAAGTTAACTGATCAGTGAGCATtttactgtaatatatataatattttttgtaaaaaaaaaaaaaaaaaaagaacctacAAAAGCTGCCAGATTCTTtctacaattaaacaattgctAGGATGACATCCCAATAACGATTTGATAGGCCAATAGCTATTTTAGGCTCATGCGGACGTACCGACTTCCTAAAGAACACCGTGAAAACATTCAcattaataaatgtttcattgggTAAGTTCCTGAACAATTTGTCAATAAACCAATTGCCTAAAATCTGGGCAGTAAAGCCCTCagacatttgtttatttcttaccACAATTCTGTTAATTGTGATGTAAATAGTATTGATGCAGCATATATTTTCTGTGAGTGGTAGGTCTACAATATAGGATTTGGAAGACAATCTCAATGACCGCTCTTCCATTTCTTCATCATCTTACGGGCGCTGATTGAGCAGAGAACACAATGCGCAGGTGGTGGTACGATGCAACATATAGCAATTAAGCCTGTGTTTAACCACCTCATATACATATCAAACAAAACATCAAACACAATAcgattcaaataaaaaaataaaaagcccaaaacacacatttcattcTATAGAATGCATATATGCTTGGATCCGTTGTGCAGTTGACACTCTGCTACGCATTATGGCCAAATCATATGCAGTGTGGCCTCCGCGGTTCCGTCGCATGGGCTCCGCGGTAGGCTGAATCAATAATTCAACAACGTCCAAGTTCCCTTCTCTAGCGGCTAGGTGCAATGGCAGGTTTCCCTCATTGTCCTGAATATTGACATCGGCGCCATGATTCACAAGCACTTGCAGCGTGTCAGCATAGCCATCCCGAGCAGCGTCGTGAAGTACCGTTAGACCTCCCACGGGATCGCGCACATTAGGATCCGCTTTGGCTTGCAGCAACGCCAGAGCTATGGCCGGGTTACCCAGTTTCATCACCTGAAAGCAGAGtgcaaaaaaagcataaaacaaacaaaaaaattgaatacccatttcataatataatttaataactgGAACACATGAATCATTCCAAACAAAAAGGCTTTCCGGTCTTGGAGTTCTATTTTAAGTCTGCTGCACTTTTGACCACACTGCCCTCTGTCATCGGGAAAACCAATTTACAACGCAGGCTAATCTTCTATATAATTCTTATCTACAGGCCTATCATACTGGCAAGTACTTTTAAGATAAAATCCAATAAACATACAATATATCATTTCATGATAATAAgctgctttaaaataaataaaatatttgcaccttattttgcatttgtactatgtTTATGATTTAGGGCTACATTCAAAACCATTATCTGCTAAAGAACAAAGCTATAGCCTAATTATTGCAGTTGTCATTGCTCATTGATAAAATTAAACACTTGTTAGGATAATtcctgtgtgctggttttcatgtcttatttcataattattagcaacaccctagacagaaatataattttaaaaataaaattggccTTAACAGtatccatttttaaattatggattTACAGCTTCCAATAAATTCAAAACAATATTAGTTTTTGAAgggtatatatttatttatttacgtgaGAACTTGTCACAGTACATTATATTTTCTCCTTTTGCGCTGTTTCCAAGACCCATAGATTTTAGTGGACTAAGAAAAtagcatatgtgtgcatgtaaatggtCGAGAGTAAAGGCCTcaagtttttttgggggggcaaATCTTATAAAACTTGGAGACATCACCATGGgtatgacattaataaaaataaatttagaatCATTATGTAAGAATGTATGCAATACTAATGTCCCTTAAATTTATATACAGACcacattattatttctttgAACACATGCCTAAATCTtgacaaaatgtttaaattccCCTTTGTGAAAGCTGCATTTGCTTCTCTACAACCAAAttaaccatttttattaaaactaGATTCAACATGTGGGATTCGCCTTTGCGGCTCACATAACTCTTTAGTTCATTAACGGATGGATGAGGGCAAGCATTCCTAATcacatgattatttttatttgtaggcAGCACTTCAAATAAgacaaaataattaacattacatatatttaaacatgTATCAATTCGCTGAGGCAAAATTTATATCTAATGCACACAATCAGCTATTAAGCATCCAGGCTCTTTAATAAGGCATGCGTATATTTGTCATGGCAGTGTACAAGATCATAATCTAGTAGTATAACCCCTAAGACACATCAAATTGCCAGATGCATTATTTTCGACAAAGAATAGGTTATAGGAATAGTTCTTTTCTGCAACAATtgtcaattaaaattttatataatGGCATTATTACAGAGTGTACCACTCGCTATGCACTTTGGTGATGGTAGCATCTCAAATCTTATTAAAAGTCAGTTTTTGTACTAAAAATTAGGCAAAACTGTAACTGTAATCATGTCAGTCTAGTTCTATTCAATTAACAATTCTGCAGGTGTGTCATCACCATGTTTTGTTTATCTGAACACACAGTGAAAtactaatgtgtgtatatatatataataactcaaaagtatatgcatgtatgtatgtatatatatatatatatatataataactcaaaagtatatgtatgtatatatatataataactcaaaaaaaaaatatatatatatatacttttgagttattaaaatgttttaattttttcccttttcaaaaAGCGTCCTGTGGAAAAACATAAATTCTCCAGTCTATCAGAATTtatgtctcatttatttcattttcaatacatAGTTTCACAGTGATTCATTTGGCTTGAACTGGTGTTCTGAGAGTACTGATATTGGTAAGCTCTAATACTGACAATCTTGATTATCAATATTAAAACCTTAAATATTAGATTATCTAATATTTAAAGTTATATTGATAACCTGTTATTactaagaataaaaacaaaaataagttcCAATCAGTGTGACTTTTTGTTATTTGATGGAAATAGACAACAGAATATTACTACCTTTACGAATTAACATATGTGTGTTGTATAGATGAATTTTaactttatatttacattacactatTTTGTCAGTTGTGAGCAAGgcctatttattcatttaggtTTCATTGGCCAACCACAGAAAACCCATTACTCAATCCAACATAAGACAAACTAGTCGTATTACtatagaaatgtaaaaaatacattaatttcaagAATACAGAAATTTCACGAatagatttatttgtttttcattagatTTTCATTTGTAGGCCATGTAAGACTCATTCTTTAAAGATATTACTGACGCACTGagtaagaaacaaaatggctttacATGTAGGCTATTCTGACCATGAAAGGGAAATTTCTATACACGTGGTGCCCCATAACATAGGTTTTCACGAAGAAAATGAATTGGCGTGTACTATGCAGCCTACAGCCCGCTAACAGATTCCTCAAAACCACAACATTATTTGAAGTAATGGTGCCGTTATCGTTTTCACACTACTGTCATTCCTGAAGAGGGCTAAATGCAAATTAAGGGTATTCATTTGTTACACTTATAATTGCCTGcctacattgaaaataaaaaagatgataAAACAGGCATAGGTCACCTGCAATACCGACTAAAGAGAACAGGGATGAAACCGCCTGTTTAAATTTGATCAACATTCAATTGCGGAGTACCTCGTGAAACAGTTACTTTAAACAAACGACGTAAATCCCTAAAAGAAACTTCAATATCTACAATACGTTATTAATAACGGACGCATTTACATTTGGTAACTTACACAAGCATTAGACAATGAGATCATCCCTTACAaaatactaataaaataatagttcAGTGAACCATAAAGTGAACACTTAGGTGTCAAGAGGACAAGCAATACCAACCTGTAACGCGGTTCTGCCGAACTCATTCCTCTCATTAACATCTGCCCCGTTTTGCAAAAAGACTTGAAGTTCTGTCAAGTCTCCTCTTGCAGATGCACTGGTCAGCCTATTTGCTCCCGATGGATCGGCCATTCTTTGCGGAAACAAACGATTGAGAAAATAATGTCCTCAAGGTAGCGAAAAACGTAGGTGTTAACTGTAACGGTTTTTACTCGCTTGTTGGGGTGGTAAACCTATATGGTGACGAATCACGAGCAAGCagtcttgttaaaaaaaaaaggctaactTACTTAGCTGTAAGAGTAACGTGGGCCGTGCCTGGGTCCGCCCTCCGTTTTTAACACCATCCCACTATACAGTCCGCATCAGATCGGAGAACAGGGATGTCACGCCATCTCCAACCAAATGGTACATAATTTATTTCATCATCTTCACTGCAAATCTCTAACTTCATTGAGATGTCCTGGCCTCTTCTTGTGGACTTAAGTTGAGAAAATTCAAAGACAGCTAACTGCTACACTGACGCAGGATGCCGTCCAGTACTTGCATCATTGATGTTTCTTCATGTTTCTCCCGTTTGCTTGATTCGCTTCAGTTGTTAAAGATTGACCCAGCCACTCATTACGCTGTTAAAAATAAACCGAAATTGGGTATATGTAACGTTAGGCAAGTGATTCACTGAATGAGATACTTCGTCCAATAGAAAAACATTGAAACCATAAAGCAAACACGTTTACACCCGTTTGCAGTAAACCCCCAAAAAGTTACCATTCATCTGTGCGATGGGAACCAGACAAGACTAAAGTCGAGAGCTTGACCTAAGTAGCATATCGTTGGCTACATTATCTCCTCGAACCACAAGGTCTCATAATTCCAGTTCGAAACGAGCTTTTGCATCCATGGCAAGTAGTCTTTGGCTATATCATTTCTCTTCTTCAACCAAAAAAATGCGAGTATGCAGGTGCAATTCATATTTCAGTCACTAGCACTAGTCTAGCTAACTGAATTCAAAAAGCAACCAGTTAAAAATAGTATGCCCAACAGCAGCTGGTGTCCGTTTATCATTGTCGTTTCGTGGACTCTCGTTGGGCAGGTTGTAGCGTCGTTTTATACTGTTGGTCTGAACGCAAATCAGGGGCTGAAAAAAACAAGGGAAAATAGTCTGATTCTGTTTAGCGACTGGCCATATCCAATGACATTTTAAAGGATGTGTTTTCAAAGTTTTATGCAAACTTCCCGCCCATTTCTCAACTGAAAAAATAGAGGCAGCTATACTGGAGACCCGGCGTCCAGCTTGCTTTGCTCATTAAATGATGAGAAGCTGTTTATTTTCGgttaaaacagaacaaacactgCGCGGTCATACCTTCACAAAGATTTTGGCAGGGCAATAGCATCGTATTCCACCCCTAGATCACTCTCCTTTCTTCCAATATAGCGAGCTGTTTTAACCAGTGGTCTGGAATATACAGTTTTACCAGTGACTGCTACATTTGCGATGTAacagtatgaaatattttaaaacaattagcCAGCAGAGCACAAAATCTTCAGCGCAGCATTTACGATCCGTTTAAATGCACTTAGGTTTAGTTAATTATTTGACATACAAGCTTTCGCGAAATTAACTATTAGACTGCACAAACTAGAATGACAATATGGTATTCTAGATATATCGATACTATCGCTATGGTTTGTCATTAGGCTAGGACATTAGGCTATGTATTTTATCCTTACCGTCAGCTAGCCTACGCGCCGTCCTCTTCACACATCTGATTGGGTGGTAGCCTGTTCGgttatttttttgaaagagaaaaaaagtctgTTGCTGCTCATTGGCATCACTCATTTTTGAAATGAGGGAACAAGTAAGCtaacacacacgcccacacacagtAAGCTAACAGACTAGAGGCGGGACTCCATATATTGAGTTTTGCTGACGAGAGCTAGCTAGCGGGCTGTGTAACGTTAGCTTTCAGCCACTCGTTTCCCTCACTGGCCGGGTGTGCGTGACTGACTGGGCGAAGACAAATTACGATAAATAAGCAAGTCTATCTAGGCTTGTCCCAGAAAAAATGAATAGTGTTGCACTTTGCGAAAGCTTGACAAGTTTTACACTGAAGGGTGTAGAAAGCTACTGTAAAACAGACATACAACAGTAAAGTGACAAACTATAAATTATGTTTCCATACaatattctgttttaaaaatagcaggTGCAAAAGCACTGAGCTGTAGCATACAATTCATACTTCAAATGGAGACTTGGTGAGACCACGCCGCGCGTGCGCAACCATAGCCTTCATATGTAGGCGCACACCTGGCCTGCTCATGCACGCACTCAGAAATGCACACGGAAGAACACACTGCAGTACGCTAGACATTGTgatcaaaatgtaattacattgcatAAGTGAAAACGCATTTTTAAAGTCAACGAACAGTTTCCACATGTGATCCAGAAATAGAAAACCACCACTCTCGAAGAGGCTATATTTTAGGCTATTGACAGCATGCAAAATAGGCTAAGTAAGCCAATGGACATTTCGGCTATGCAACTATCATCAACATTGAACAAGCaaagattcatttttttccttagtTATAAGGGAAAAATCTAAAACGAATAGATTGCAGCACCGGTTTAACACTTTCTCTTAAACATTCAATTTTGTCAGTTTCTTCAACATTCTGCGTTGAAGAAACTGACTTAACTGCCTAATCAGTTTCAATGCTTTGGTTCATTATTACTAGAACCAAGTCAGTATACATTATTATTAGACAAAACTAATATTTCCCCCCATTAAATACAAGTAAAACAGCATGCTCAACACTAATGCATTATTCCAGCATATAATAATTCATACATCAAAGACGATGTGATTTAAACATGATGGATAAACTGGCACTAGTACTCACAAatgtcacagaaaacaaagacaaatgtaTTAAAGCAAACCCCCTAACTGCTCCCCATTAAGGCCTCTAGGTCTCACTGGCTGCGTCTCAAACGGCAAAAATGCTGCCTTCAGTTTGAGACTGTCTGCAGACTATGAATGCAAAATGCTCTCTTCCCCAGTTTCCACCTGTGGGAACTGTATGAATGTTTAATATTGGATAATCATGTACACCTCATAAAACCCGCATTTTCAcactttgttgttgttataggGTTGATCTATCAGTTATTTTGGCCGTTCTACTacttttactactactactactacttctactacacTTTATTATGGATTATGTTATTTGCATTGTAGTTGTTAGGGTTTCCACATTAACCATATAAACTTATGATACAAGTATTTTCGCGTTTTCCGTTGAAATGATTGAATCGTTTTCAAAGACTCTCACAATCCGACCAATTGGAAAATTATGGCCTAAAGCATCCCTTTGTCTTTGTCACTTTTGACTGAGAGCATGATATTGTTATTAGACTGTTAGGCCTTCTGTATCTCTGCATATTATAACATGATATGTTGGCAGATTTGATTTAGTTGTAACGCTATCTCCCAATATGGGttaccagtggttcccaaacatGGATTGTGAGGGGAGTGTAAATTGGACGTGAGATACGAAAAGTGAGacgtgagaaaaaaaagttgctatatatttattatagCCTACATACCTTAGCTTCCACACCAGCCATAGAAAACACGACAATAGTTACATGCAAGTAGTTACAATGTAGTTTACATGTTAATGTGTTGTCATAATGTTAAAACGACTGAATTCGGGCTACATTAAAGTTAGGTCACATAAAATGGGTCGTTCGTTCATTAAGTTTAGGATCTAATGTGTTAGACAATGCACTGGCCATATTTTAGAAACACAAAGGCTGTTCGCTTGTATAATTCTAAACGCGCTGATATTGTTTATGCGTTTGTGCAAACAAACAAGCTGAGAAACCCCGATCAACTAACGTTATATGTATGTAGCGCGCTGGCTTCTGTAACTGTATTGCTTTTAATAGCCGTTGTACCACTGAACTGTTGGTTGTACCACTTTAAGAGTACAAACTTGGGAAAACATTCGTCTGCCCATTGTGCGACACTGTTTTGCGATTGCCGTAAAGCAATACATAAAAAGTGACGTTAACACAGAGCTGAAACCCTGAAAGATACAGACCACGGCACAAAGTACAACGTTTGCACTTTTAGTACCCGCGTAATCCTAGACTTTGGGCTCGggcatctttttttgtgaatttccgacgatattttatatatgaaaCCCTAGTCCCCTGCTTGCTTCTTAGAGAGCGACAGAgtgaggtagggagagagagagtgagtaaaCGACAGAGCTTGAGCTAGCCAGAGTTAGCCAGTCACTGCAATGGCCTCCGATACTAGCGGTAGCAACATGGACAGAGAAATTATTCTGGCTGACTTTCAGGTGGGTTTTTCTTCCAGCGGAAATTCAAACATTGTTTGAAATTCCTGTTGCCACGTCCAAACACCACGTCCATTATGATAAAGCCCATGCCAGGGTGCCCAGTTGGCTAAAACAGTTATCGTTAGTTTGAGAGGATGAGATGCTCTGGTTATGTAGATAGCTTAGCTACCCAGCTAGCGAGCTGTAAGAAGCGAAACCTGGTAGGCTGttatctggttagct
Encoded proteins:
- the cdkn2c gene encoding cyclin-dependent kinase 4 inhibitor C, with the protein product MADPSGANRLTSASARGDLTELQVFLQNGADVNERNEFGRTALQVMKLGNPAIALALLQAKADPNVRDPVGGLTVLHDAARDGYADTLQVLVNHGADVNIQDNEGNLPLHLAAREGNLDVVELLIQPTAEPMRRNRGGHTAYDLAIMRSRVSTAQRIQAYMHSIE